DNA from Streptomyces rishiriensis:
GCGCACGGGCATCAAGGAGTACCGCGGGTCCTTCTCGGCGGCGGCCTTCATGAAGGACGCGGGGCTGTACGTCCCGGCGGTCGGCGTCCGGGACGTCGTACGCGGCGGGGCGGGTGTGCGCGCCCAGGCCCTGGACCGCGACGGCACCCTCGTGGACGACTTCCGCATCCATCGGGTGGGCCGGGTCACCGCCGTCCGCAACGCGCCCTCGCCGGCCGCCACGGCCTCCATGGCGATCGCCGAGCACATCGTCGAAGCCGTTTTCGACGGCGCTTCCGGCGGCGGCTGAGCGAACACGGCGGGAAACGGGTTGCCGGAACGTTGCGCCGAAACGGGTTGCCGGAACGGGGCGTTGGCACGGGGCGCTGGAACGGTTGCGGGAGCGTCTTGCCGAAACGGGTTGCCGGAACGGGAGCGACTTGCCGGAACGGGTTGCGGAAGCGTCATGCCGAAGGGGTCGCCGAAACGAGTCGCCGAAACAGGTTGCCGGAGCGTCTCGCCGGAACGGGTTGCCGGAAGGCGTTGCCGAAACGGGTCGTCGAAACGGGTTGCCGGAAGGCGTTGCCGAAACGGGTCGTCGAAACGGGTTGCGGAAACGTCATGCCGAAACGGGTTGTCGAAACAGGTTGCCGGAGCATCTCGCCGAAACGAGTTGCCGAAACGCGTTGCCTGAACGGCCGATGCAGGCCGGAAACCGTTTCCGGCGACCGCTCGCGCAAACGGTAAGTGCCCTGCGAACAGCGCACTTCCACGCAACAACAGCTTGCGCTCCCAGGGGCTCCGCAAGGCCTTTCCGGCCCCCTAGCGTTCCCTCCGCAACGCCTCACCACGTGCCCTACCGAGAGAAAGAAGCACGGGACATGTTCGTCGTCGACACGCAGATCCACATCTGGCTGGAAGAGACCCCGGACCGCCCCTGGGTGCCGGGCGCCCGGGAGCGGATCCGCCTCAACGGCCACCGCGAGGACCCCTTCTCCTACGAGGAGGCGCTCGAGCTGATGGACGAGGCCGGCGTGAACCGCGCGCTGATCCTGCCGCCGTCCTGGGAGGGCGACCGCATCGACTACGCCCTGGAAGCCTGTGAGGCGCACCCGGACCGCTTCGGCATCATGGCCCGCATCCCGCAGAACAAGCCCGAAGAGGGCAAGGCGATGCTGACGGACTTCGCGCAGAACCCGCACATCAAGGGCACGCGACTGACCTTCCACCGGCCGCAGGACCGCAACTGGATGATCGACGGCACCAACGACTGGTACTGGCCCGTCGCCGCCGAGCTGGGCATCCCCACCATGGTGCACGCGCCGATCTGGAAGCGTGAGCTCGGCGAGATCGCCGCCAGGCACCCCGAGCTGAAGATCATCATCGACCACATGGGCATCATGGCCCGCTGCGTCGACGACGCGATCGGCTACTGGGTCTCGGAGACCGCGGACCTCGCCGCCCACCCGAACATCTACGTCAAGGTGTCGGCGCTGCCCGGCTACTCGACGCAGCCGTTCCCGAACAACAACATCCAGAAGTACGTGCGCGAGATGGTCGACAGGATGGGCCCGCAGCGCTGCTTCTACGGCACCGACATCACCCGCCTGCTGGGCCACGGCATCACCTACACGGACACCGTCGAACAGTTCACCAAGCACTGGGACTTCACGCCCGAGGAGCTGGAGTGGATCATGGGTCGCGGTATCTCCGAGGTCCTGAACTGGCCGATCGAGGGCTGAGGAACCACGAGAGATGACCGACACCAGCACCTCACCGGGCGTCGACGGCGGAGACGCTCTCGTCACCGCCTTCAACGCCGTCGGCGCCGACTACCTCTTCTGCTCGTCCGGATCCGAGTGGGCCCCGGTATGGGAGTCCCTCGCCCGGCGCCACCGCGACGGACTGCCCTGCCCGCGGTACCTGGACCTGACCCACGAGACCGTCGCCGTGGGCATGGCCACCGGCTACGGCCTGGTCAGCCGCCGGCCGCAGGGTGTGCTGCTGCACGCGGCCCCCGGCCTGCTCCAGGGCTCGATGGCCGTGCACGGGGCGCTGCTGGCCGGCGTCCCGATGGTGGTCAGCTCCTCGGAGTCGACCACCTACGGCGACGGCCCCGGGCAGGATCCGGGCGGCCAGTGGTACCGGAACCTGTCCGTCGTGGGCGGCCCGCACGGCGTCGCGGGTCCGTTCACCAAGTGGTCCACCGAGGCCGCCAGTGTCCACACCCTGCCCACCATGGTCACGCGGGCGGCCGAACTGGCCTGGCGGTCCCCGGCGGGCCCGGCCTACCTGAACGTCCCGCTGGAGATCCTGCTGGAGGAATGGGACGGCCGCGAGGCCAAGCCCGTCGTGCCGCCGGGCTCCACGCACAGCTCGCCCGAGGAGGTCGACCCGGTCGCCCGGATGATCCGCGATGCCAGGAACCCGGTCGTGGTCACCGAGACCGCCGGCCGGGAGACGGACGGCTTCGAGGCCCTCCTCGCGTTCGCCGAGGCCTGGGACATCCCGGTCGTCGAGCCGGACTCGGCGGTGTGCGGCAACTTCCCGCGCACCCATCCGCTGCACGCGGGAAGCGACATCGGCCCGTGGATGGACGAGGCGGACCTCCTCCTCCTCGTCAACTGCCGTGCCCCGTTCTACCCGCCGTCGCGCCGCCCCTCGAAGGCGCGGGTGGTCGTCATCGACGAGGTGCCGCAGCGCCCGCACATCGTCTACCAGGTCCTCTTCGCCGACGCGTACCTGGAGGGCAACGTCGCCAACTCCCTGCGCCAGCTCACCAAGCGGGCGAAGGATCTCGACGAGGCCGCCGTCGCCGTACGGCGTGCCGCGCAGGACGAGCGGCACGCCGCCGAGCAGGCCGCCGTCGCCGAGGCCGAGAAGCAGGCCGAGGCGCGGCGGCAGACCGAGGGCGTCGACCCGGTACTGGTCGCGGCCACGCTGCGCGAGCTGCTGGACGGCGCGCACGGGATCGTCGTCGACGAGACCATCACCCACAGCCGCGTCGTCAGGCGGCACCTGCACACGGCCGAAGCCGACTCGTACTTCTACGTGCAGGGCGGGCTCGGCCAGGGCATCGCGGTCGCGCTCGGCGTCAAACTCGCCGCGAGGGAACGTCCGGTGGTCCTCACCATCGGCGACGGAGCGTTCGCCTACAACCCGGTCGTCGCCTCGTACGACGCGAGCAGGGCGTACGAACTACCGCTGCTCATCGTCGTGTTCAACAACCGCGTCTACAAGTCGATGAACCTCAACCATCGCAGGTTCTACCCCGACGGAGCGGCCGCCGAGACCGGCGAATGGCTGGGCACCGACCTGCACCGCCTGCCCCGACTGGCCCAGTTCGCCGAGCCGTTCGGCATGCACACCGAGACCGTCGACACCGCGCAGGCGCTCGGGGCCGCCCTCGAACGCGCCCTCAGGGCCGTGGAGGCGGGCACCACCGCCGTCGTCGACGTTCTCGTCACCCGCTGAACCAGGAGGCACCGTCACCATGTCCACCCCACCCACGAAGATCCTGGTGCCCGCGGAGGACCTGCGCACCTTCTCCGCCGCGCTCCTGGAGAAGGGCGGCCTGAGCGCCGCGCACGCCCGCACCACCGCCGACGCGTTCGTCTGGGCCGCGCTGCGCGGTGTCGACTCGCACGGCATCGCCCGGATCCCCGCCTACCTGGACCTGCTGGACAAGGGCGTCGCCAACGCGGACGCCCGGATCACGCTCGAGTCCAGCACCCCGGCCGCGGCCGTCCTGGACGCCGACCGCGCCCCCGGCCCGGTCGCCCTGGGCGCGGCCGCCGACGAGGCCGTGACCAGGGCGAGGACGACCGGCGTCGCCGCGGTGGGCGTGCGCCGCACGGTGCACACCGGCGCGATCGGCTACTACGTGTCGAAGATCGCCGAACGGGGACTGGTCGGCATCGGCTTCGTCGCCGGGATGCCGAACATGGGCTACACCGGCGTCAGGGGGGCGGCGGTCGCCACCAGCCCGCTCGCCATCGCCGTCCCGACCGACGCCTCGTCGGCGCACGCGCCGCTGCTCCTGGACATGGCCACCGCCACCATCGCCCTCGGCAGGATCCGGCAGGCCAGGGCGAACGGCACCCCGCTGCCCGAGGGCGCGGCCGCCACCGAGGACGGCACCCCGACCACCGACCCGGACAAGGCGGTCATGCCGCTGCCGCTCGGCGGCGCCAAGGGCTCCGGCATGTCCCTCGCCTTCGAACTGCTGACGAGCGTGCTCGTCGGGGCGCCGATCTTCGCGTCGTTCCACTCGGACGACCCGGCCGGCCGTGAGCACCGTCAGAACGCCCTGCTCATCGCCGTCGACCCGGCCGCCTTCGGGGGCGCGGACGCCTTCACCGAGTCCGTGGACGCCACGCTGGGCACGCTGAAGGGCCTGCCGGCCGCGGACGGTGCGCAGGGCGTGTTCTACCCCGGCGAGCGCAGTGCCGCCGTGGCCGCCGCCCGCGGTGAGAAGGGCGTCCCGGTGGCGCCCAAGGTCTGGCGCGACCTGACCGAGCGCGCCGGGAAGCTGGGCGTCGCCCTGCCGGAAGCCGCCGG
Protein-coding regions in this window:
- a CDS encoding Ldh family oxidoreductase is translated as MSTPPTKILVPAEDLRTFSAALLEKGGLSAAHARTTADAFVWAALRGVDSHGIARIPAYLDLLDKGVANADARITLESSTPAAAVLDADRAPGPVALGAAADEAVTRARTTGVAAVGVRRTVHTGAIGYYVSKIAERGLVGIGFVAGMPNMGYTGVRGAAVATSPLAIAVPTDASSAHAPLLLDMATATIALGRIRQARANGTPLPEGAAATEDGTPTTDPDKAVMPLPLGGAKGSGMSLAFELLTSVLVGAPIFASFHSDDPAGREHRQNALLIAVDPAAFGGADAFTESVDATLGTLKGLPAADGAQGVFYPGERSAAVAAARGEKGVPVAPKVWRDLTERAGKLGVALPEAAG
- a CDS encoding thiamine pyrophosphate-dependent enzyme, with product MTDTSTSPGVDGGDALVTAFNAVGADYLFCSSGSEWAPVWESLARRHRDGLPCPRYLDLTHETVAVGMATGYGLVSRRPQGVLLHAAPGLLQGSMAVHGALLAGVPMVVSSSESTTYGDGPGQDPGGQWYRNLSVVGGPHGVAGPFTKWSTEAASVHTLPTMVTRAAELAWRSPAGPAYLNVPLEILLEEWDGREAKPVVPPGSTHSSPEEVDPVARMIRDARNPVVVTETAGRETDGFEALLAFAEAWDIPVVEPDSAVCGNFPRTHPLHAGSDIGPWMDEADLLLLVNCRAPFYPPSRRPSKARVVVIDEVPQRPHIVYQVLFADAYLEGNVANSLRQLTKRAKDLDEAAVAVRRAAQDERHAAEQAAVAEAEKQAEARRQTEGVDPVLVAATLRELLDGAHGIVVDETITHSRVVRRHLHTAEADSYFYVQGGLGQGIAVALGVKLAARERPVVLTIGDGAFAYNPVVASYDASRAYELPLLIVVFNNRVYKSMNLNHRRFYPDGAAAETGEWLGTDLHRLPRLAQFAEPFGMHTETVDTAQALGAALERALRAVEAGTTAVVDVLVTR
- a CDS encoding amidohydrolase family protein, with protein sequence MFVVDTQIHIWLEETPDRPWVPGARERIRLNGHREDPFSYEEALELMDEAGVNRALILPPSWEGDRIDYALEACEAHPDRFGIMARIPQNKPEEGKAMLTDFAQNPHIKGTRLTFHRPQDRNWMIDGTNDWYWPVAAELGIPTMVHAPIWKRELGEIAARHPELKIIIDHMGIMARCVDDAIGYWVSETADLAAHPNIYVKVSALPGYSTQPFPNNNIQKYVREMVDRMGPQRCFYGTDITRLLGHGITYTDTVEQFTKHWDFTPEELEWIMGRGISEVLNWPIEG